A single region of the Aptenodytes patagonicus chromosome 7, bAptPat1.pri.cur, whole genome shotgun sequence genome encodes:
- the LOC143162978 gene encoding inositol 1,4,5-trisphosphate receptor-interacting protein-like 1, translated as MWPESCAVAEVQFFRHMDKHVPHDGFYLKCLQLCTWFPSGISHQASTSEDQQVSLLGKPVEGDGVGDELAAAVRQRVQQCVEQLTQELARMLEEMEQSPQELSGAVRGALLFAALQQQHLWAFAGGLVLLFWLCWWLWKRSCEPGSSSKHGSSRSLEEEEEEEEEPLYTDRFLDEYTSWPLPNRQRTCAVVEKLVNDLLGVCRILSGNDFMPRLQPAVGVGGFLEGWNACGEDLVCRLLVPLKPPPGHSFHLELGTEGEMLVRSSRLRVELECTCTGERRLGDTLCFLHHPEDELMSSQEASLLQTLCTGSYLNVQKTTFWLQELMTAACVAAPLMTRGKVTVLPSTRFCKLKLTNAFERPLSIELILAVQQGNSDTLVSME; from the exons ATGTGGCCGGAGAGCTGCGCTGTGGCAGAGGTGCAGTTCTTCAGGCACATGGACAAGCATGTCCCGCATGACGGCTTCTACCTCAaatgcctgcagctctgcacctGGTTCCCG AGTGGGATTTCTCATCAAGCAAGTACAAGTGAAGATCAACAGGTATCGCTGCTGGGGAAACCAGTAGAGGGAGATGGG GTCGGAGATGAGCTGGCTGCGGCTGTGCGCCAGCGCGTGCAGCAGTGTgtggagcagctgacccaggagttGGCTCGGATGCTtgaagagatggagcagagcccccaggagctgagcggggcggtcaggggagccctgctctttgctgccttgcagcagcagcacctctgggcttttgctggaggcttggtcctgctcttttggctctgctggtggctctggaagaggagctgtgagccaggaagcagcagcaagcatggcagctccagaagcctggaggagg aggaggaggaggaggaagagccattatATACGGACAGGTTTCTGGACGAGTACACGTCGTGGCCACTGCCGAACAGGCAAAGAACATGtgcagtggtggaaaagctgGTGAACGACCTTCTCGGGGTCTGCCGAATCCTCTCCGGCAACGACTTCATGCCAcggctgcagccagctgtcggggtgggcggcttcctagaaggctggaatgcctgtggagaagaccttgtctgtcgcctgcttgtgcccctgaagccaccccccgggcactcctTCCACCTCGAGCTGGGCACcgaaggggagatgctggtgaggaGCTCCCGCCTGcgtgtggagctggagtgcacgtgcacaggggagcggcggctgggggacacgctctgcttcctccaccaccctgagGACGAGCTGATGAGCAGTCAGGAAGCCAGCCTCCTACAAACCCTCTGCACCGGCTCGTACCTCAACGTgcagaaaaccaccttctggCTCCAGGAGCTGATGACAGCAGCCTGCGTTGCTGCGCCTCTGATGACCAGGGGCAAGGTAACGGTGCTGCCCTCCACACGCTTCTGCAAGCTCAAGCTAACCAACGCCTTCGAGAGACCCCTCTCCATTGAGCTGATCTTGGCGGTGCAGCAAGGCAACTCGGACACGCTCGTGAGCATGGAGTAG
- the LOC143162977 gene encoding inositol 1,4,5-trisphosphate receptor-interacting protein-like 1 — MALVILFALSALGIIQTPLEVGDELAAAVRQHVQQRVEQLTQELARMLEEMEQSPQELSGAVRGALLFAALQQQHFWAFAGGLVLLFWLCWWLWKRSREPGSSSKHGSSRSLEDEEEEEEEPLYTDRFLDEYTSWPLPNRQRTCAVVEKLVNDLLGVCRILSGNDFMPRLQPAVGVGGFLEGWNACGEDLVCRLLVPLKPPPGHSFHLELGTEGEMLVRSSRLRVELECTCTGERRLGDTLCFLHHPEDELMSSQEASLLQTLCTGSYLNVQKTTFWLQELMTAACVAAPLMTRGKVTVLPSTRFCKLKLTNAFERPLSIELILAVQQGNSDTLVSME, encoded by the exons atggctctgGTGATACTGTTCGCCTTGAGTGCGCTGGGCATCATCCAGACGCCACTGGAGGTCGGAGATGAGCTGGCTGCGGCTGTGCGCCAGCACGTGCAGCAGCGTgtggagcagctgacccaggagttGGCTCGGATGCTtgaagagatggagcagagcccccaggagctgagcggggcggtcaggggagccctgctctttgctgccttgcagcagcagcacttctgggcttttgctggaggcttggtcctgctcttttggctctgctggtggctctggaagaggagccgtgagccaggaagcagcagcaagcatggcagctccagaagcctggaggacg aggaggaggaggaggaagagccattatATACGGACAGGTTTCTGGACGAGTACACATCGTGGCCACTGCCGAACAGGCAAAGAACATGtgcagtggtggaaaagctgGTGAACGACCTTCTCGGGGTCTGCCGAATCCTCTCCGGCAACGACTTCATGccgcggctgcagccagctgtcggggtgggcggcttcctagaaggctggaatgcctgtggagaagaccttgtctgtcgcctgcttgtgcccctgaagccaccccccgggcactcctTCCACCTCGAGCTGGGCACcgaaggggagatgctggtgaggaGCTCCCGCCTGcgtgtggagctggagtgcacgtgcacaggggagcggcggctgggggacacgctctgcttcctccaccaccctgagGACGAGCTGATGAGCAGTCAGGAAGCCAGCCTCCTACAAACCCTCTGCACCGGCTCGTACCTCAACGTgcagaaaaccaccttctggCTCCAGGAGCTGATGACAGCAGCCTGCGTTGCTGCGCCTCTGATGACCAGGGGCAAGGTAACGGTGCTGCCCTCCACACGCTTCTGCAAGCTCAAGCTAACCAACGCCTTCGAGAGACCCCTCTCCATTGAGCTGATCTTGGCGGTGCAGCAAGGCAACTCGGACACGCTCGTGAGCATGGAGTAG
- the LOC143162976 gene encoding inositol 1,4,5-trisphosphate receptor-interacting protein-like 1, whose protein sequence is MALVILFALSALGIIQTPLEVRDELAAAVRQHVQQRVEQLTQELARMLEEMEQSPQELSGAVRGALLFAALQQQHFWAFAGGLVLLFWLCWWLWKRSREPGSSSKHGSSRSLEDEEEEEEEPLYTDRFLDEYTSWPLPNRQRTCAVVEKLVNDLLGVCRILSGNDFMPRLQPAVGVGGFLEGWNACGEDLVCRLLVPLKPPPGHSFHLELGTEGETLVRSSRLRVELECTCTGERRLGDTLCFLHHPEDELMSSQEASLLQTLCTGSYLNVQKTTFWLQELMTAACVAAPLMTRGKVTVLPSTRFCKLKLTNAFERPLSIELILAVQQGNSDTLVSME, encoded by the exons atggctctgGTGATACTGTTCGCCTTGAGTGCGCTGGGCATCATCCAGACGCCACTGGAGGTCAGAGATGAGCTGGCTGCGGCTGTGCGCCAGCACGTGCAGCAGCGTgtggagcagctgacccaggagttGGCTCGGATGCTtgaagagatggagcagagcccccaggagctgagcggggcggtcaggggagccctgctctttgctgccttgcagcagcagcacttctgggcttttgctggaggcttggtcctgctcttttggctctgctggtggctctggaagaggagccgtgagccaggaagcagcagcaagcatggcagctccagaagcctggaggacg aggaggaggaggaggaagagccattatATACGGACAGGTTTCTGGACGAGTACACATCGTGGCCACTGCCGAACAGGCAAAGAACATGtgcagtggtggaaaagctgGTGAACGACCTTCTCGGGGTCTGCCGAATCCTCTCCGGCAACGACTTCATGccgcggctgcagccagctgtcggggtgggcggcttcctagaaggctggaatgcctgtggagaagaccttgtctgtcgcctgcttgtgcccctgaagccaccccccgggcactcctTCCACCTCGAGCTGGGCACCGAAGGGGAGACGCTGGTGAGGAGCTCCCGCCTGcgtgtggagctggagtgcacgtgcacaggggagcggcggctgggggacacgctctgcttcctccaccaccctgagGACGAGCTGATGAGCAGTCAGGAAGCCAGCCTCCTACAAACCCTCTGCACCGGCTCGTACCTCAACGTgcagaaaaccaccttctggCTCCAGGAGCTGATGACAGCAGCCTGCGTTGCTGCGCCTCTGATGACCAGGGGCAAGGTAACGGTGCTGCCCTCCACACGCTTCTGCAAGCTCAAGCTAACCAACGCCTTCGAGAGACCCCTCTCCATTGAGCTGATCTTGGCGGTGCAGCAAGGCAACTCGGACACGCTCGTGAGCATGGAGTAG
- the LOC143162975 gene encoding inositol 1,4,5-trisphosphate receptor-interacting protein-like 1 has product MALVILFALSALGIIQTPLEVGDELAAAVRQHVQQRVEQLTQELARMLEEMEQSPQELSGAVRGALLFAALQQQHFWAFAGGLVLLFWLCWWLWKRSREPGSSSKHGSSRSLEDEEEEEEEPLYTDRFLDEYTSWPLPNRQRTCAVVEKLVNDLLGVCRILSGNDFMPRLQPAVGVGGFLEGWNACGEDLVCRLLVPLKPPPGHSFHLELGTEGETLVRSSRLRVELECTCTGERRLGGTLCFLHHPEDELMSSQEASLLQTLCTGSYLNVQKTTFWLQELMTAACVAAPLMTRGKVTVLPSTRFCKLKLTNAFERPLSIELILAVQQGNSDTLVSME; this is encoded by the exons atggctctgGTGATACTGTTCGCCTTGAGTGCGCTGGGCATCATCCAGACGCCACTGGAGGTCGGAGATGAGCTGGCTGCGGCTGTGCGCCAGCACGTGCAGCAGCGTgtggagcagctgacccaggagttGGCTCGGATGCTtgaagagatggagcagagcccccaggagctgagcggggcggtcaggggagccctgctctttgctgccttgcagcagcagcacttctgggcttttgctggaggcttggtcctgctcttttggctctgctggtggctctggaagaggagccgtgagccaggaagcagcagcaagcatggcagctccagaagcctggaggacgaggagg aggaggaggaagagccattatATACGGACAGGTTTCTGGACGAGTACACATCGTGGCCACTGCCGAACAGGCAAAGAACATGtgcagtggtggaaaagctgGTGAACGACCTTCTCGGGGTCTGCCGAATCCTCTCCGGCAACGACTTCATGccgcggctgcagccagctgtcggggtgggcggcttcctagaaggctggaatgcctgtggagaagaccttgtctgtcgcctgcttgtgcccctgaagccaccccccgggcactcctTCCACCTCGAGCTGGGCACCGAAGGGGAGACGCTGGTGAGGAGCTCCCGCCTGcgtgtggagctggagtgcacgtgcacaggggagcggcggctggggggcacgctctgcttcctccaccaccctgagGACGAGCTGATGAGCAGTCAGGAAGCCAGCCTCCTACAAACCCTCTGCACCGGCTCGTACCTCAACGTgcagaaaaccaccttctggCTCCAGGAGCTGATGACAGCAGCCTGCGTTGCTGCGCCTCTGATGACCAGGGGCAAGGTAACGGTGCTGCCCTCCACACGCTTCTGCAAGCTCAAGCTAACCAACGCCTTCGAGAGACCCCTCTCCATTGAGCTGATCTTGGCGGTGCAGCAAGGCAACTCGGACACGCTCGTGAGCATGGAGTAG